Sequence from the Qipengyuania pelagi genome:
ACTCCGCGCGGCGAGATCGACCTCGTGGCGAAGCGCGCCGGACTGATCGCCTTCGTCGAAGTGAAATGGCGGCGCAACAAGGCCGATCTCGATCTCGCCATCGACGAACGCCGCCTCGCAAGAGTGGCGGCAGCGGTCGAATGCGTAGCGCATGACTATGCGACCCAGGGCGAGGATATCCGCATCGACGTGATCCTGCTTGCACCCGGCGCCCTGCCGCGCCACATCGCCAACGCCTGGCAGCCGTAAGGGTTTGCTCTTCGCTCCGAACGTCATGGCAAGGAGCGGGGCGACGCGGCAATTCAGGAGCCAAGCGCGCATCCGCCCCTGGATTGCTTCGCTTCGCTCGTAATGACGAACGGAAACGAGGTTGGTATGCCCTTGAGAGTAGCCGTCCAGATGGACCCGCTGGGATCGATCAAGATCGCGGGCGACAGTTCCTTCGCCCTGATGGAAGCCGCACAGGCGCGTGGGCACACGCTGTTTCATTACGACGTCGGCTCGCTCGTCTGGGAAAGCGATGGCAGTCCTCGCGGGAGGATCACGGCGATCGCGCGGCCTGTCACGGTCAAGCGGGTCGAAGGGGACCATTTCCGCGCCGAGGACCCGCGCAGGATCGATCTCGCTCGCGATATCGACGTGGTTCTGATGCGGCAGGACCCGCCCTTCGATCTCGGCTATATCAGCGCCGCCTTCATCCTCGACCGGCTGCGTGGCGAAACTCTGGTGGTCAACGATCCGCGCGAGGTCGTGAATGCGCCGGAAAAGATGTTCGTGCTCGATTACGCGCGCTTCATGCCGCCGACACTGATCGCGCGCAGCCTCGATACAGTACGCGCCTTTCAGGCCGAGCACGGCGCGGTCGTCGTGAAGCCGCTGCACGGGAACGGCGGCAAGGCGATCTTCAAGATCGACGCCGATGGCGGTAATCTGTCCGCCCTGTTCGAAGTCTTCAATCGCACCTGGCCCGAAGCGCATATGGTCCAGCCCTTCCTCCCCGAAGTGAGCGAGGGCGACAAACGGATCGTGCTGATCGATGGAGAATTCGCCGGCGCTATCAACCGCAAGCCGGGGGAGGGGGAATTCCGCTCCAACCTCGCCCAGGGCGGCTATGCCGAATCCGCTACCCTGACCGCGCGCGAGGAGGAAATCTGCGCTGCAATGGGCCCCGAACTGAAGAAGCGCGGCCTCGTCTTCGTCGGCATCGATGTGATCGGTGGCAAATGGCTGACGGAGATCAACGTCACCAGCCCGACCGGCATCGTCGCGATCGACCAATTCAACGGCACCGATACGCCAGGCCGCATCTGGGACGCGATCGAGCGGCGCCTGAACGCCTGAACCATTCGCGGGCCCGTCCGTTAGACGAGCCATGGACCATATTATCGTCGCCATCGTCGAGCGGCTCGGACTGTTCGGGATCGCGCTGCTCATGGCGCTGGAGAACATCTTTCCGCCCGTGCCATCCGAGGCGATCATGGGCTCCGCCGCGTTGGCGATCGAGCGCGGGACGTTCACCTTCTGGGAGATTCTCGCGGTCGGAACGGCGGGAACGCTGGCGGGAAATTACGTCTGGTTCTGGCTGGGCGACAAATGGGGCTACGAACGGCTCGGCCCGTTCATCGATCGTTGGGGGCGCTGGCTGACACTCGAATGGGAGGATGTCGAGGCGGCGTCTCACTTCTTCCGCAGGCACGGCCATTGGGTCGTCTTCATCCTGCGCACGACGCCGGTGATGCGCACCATGATCAGCCTTCCGGCGGGGCTGGCGCATATGAACCCCTGGAAATTCTGCATCTTCACCGCAGCGGGCGCGGCCCTGTGGAACGCGATCCTGATCGGCGGGACGCAATGGCTGGCGCGCACTTTCGGGGATAGCGGCTGGGTGGTGAGCGGGATCGTCATCGCGACGATCGTGCTGTCGGTGGTCGGCTATCTCTGGCGGTTCATGACCTGGAAGCCGCGCGCCAGGCGCTAGTCGTCGGCGCGGGAGTGAGCGCGCGGATGGGCGGTGCGATAGGCGTCCAGCATCGTCGCCGCATCCACCTTGGTGTAGATCTGCGTCGAGCCGAGGCTCGCATGGCCGAGCAATTCCTGAAGACTCCGCAGATCGGCGCCCGCGCCCAACAGGTGGGTCGCGAAGCTATGGCGAAGCGCATGGGGCGTGGCGGTTGCCGGAAGGCCAAGCGCGATCCGGGCCTGTGCAACAGCCTTCTGCACCATCCCCTGAGATAGCGGACCGCCCTTGGCCCCGCGAAAAAGAGCATCCTCGGGTCCAACCGCGAATGGCTGAAGCCTGAGATACTCCGCGACCGCATCGCGCACGAGCGGAAGGATCGGCACCACGCGCTGCTTGCTGCCCTTGCCGGTCACGGTCAGCCGGTCGCCGAGCGGGGCATCCTCGAAGCGAAGCGACAGCGCCTCGGCGATGCGCAGCCCGGCGCCATAGAGCAGCAACAGCACCGCCCGGTCGCGCGCTCCGATCCATTCCACTTGCGCCTGTTCCGACACCGTCTCAGCGAGGCCGACGGCATCATCGGGCGTGACCGGACGTGGCAGGCCCTTCTTGATCCGCGGCCCGCGCAGGCGCGGGGCGGCGCGCTCATCCAGCCCCGCCTGTTCGCGAGCGAAACCGAGAAAGCTCTTCAGGGCCGATAATTCTCGCGCAACCGAGGCGTTCGACAGGCCGTCCTGTCGCCGCTCCGCCAAATGGCTGCGCAATCGCGCCGTATCGACCTGTGCGAGCGTTGCGAAATCCTGCGCGTCGGTTGCCTCGATCAGCCGCCGCGCCGCAACGGTATAGGCACGCACTGTGTGGGGCGATCGCCGCCGCCCGTTTGTCAGATGCCCATGCCACGCCTCGAGAAGATCGGCCTTGCTCACGCGGCGACCAGATCGGCAGGCACGAGGTCCGCGAGCAGCGCGTCGAGCAGGGGCATCCCGGCGGGTGTGACGACGATCCGGTCGCCTTCCCGCCGCGCGAGGCCGAGCCTTTGGTGGAGTGCCAGCTTGTCCGCTTCGATCAGGCGCTCCGGCGCAAACCCGAACCGGCCACCGAGCGATGCGAGATCGACGCCTTCGGCAAGGCGCAGACCCATCAACAGCGCCTCGCTCGCCTGTTCGGATTGGCCCAGCGCACGCTCGTCCTGAACGCCGTTGCCTTGCTTTGCGACGGCGGCGAGATAGTTCTCGGGCTTCTTGTGGCGCATGGTCGCCATGGCGCTCCGCCGCCCATGCGCGCCCGGCCCGATCCCGACATAATCGCGATAGCGCCAATAGGTGAGGTTATGGCGGCTCTCCTCGCCCGGGCGAGCATGATTGCTGATCTCGTAGGCGGGAAGGCCCGCCGCCCGGGTCATTTCCTGCGTCTGTATATAGAGATCGGCGGCCCGTTCATCGTCGAGCGGGGTGAAGATCGCGCGCCGCACATCGGTGGCGAAGCGCGTCTGCGGTTCGATCGTGAGCTGATAGAGCGAGAGATGGCCGGTCCCGAATTCGAGCGCGCGCGTCAACTCCCGGCGCCACTGCGCCTCGCTCTGTCCGGGGCGGGCGTAGATAAGGTCGAAACTCACCCGGCCGAAATGGCGCTGTGCGGTGTCGAGTGCGACCAGAGCCTCGCTCGCATCGTGGAGGCGACCGAGGAAGCGCAGGACATTGTCGTCCAGCGCCTGCACGCCGAGCGAGACGCGATTGACACCCGCCGCCGCCAGCGCACCGAGCTTGCTCGTTTCGACCGAGGAGGGATTGGCCTCAAGCGTGATTTCGATACCGGGCGCGAAGCCCCATAATCGTTCGGCTTCGGACAAGAGGCGCGCGACCAGTTCGGGTGGCATCAGGCTGGGCGTGCCACCGCCGAAGAAGATACTCTCGAGCGGTTCGCCCGCAGCTAGCTCCGCCTCGAAGCGCATATCCGCCAGCAGGGCGGCTTCCCAGGCAGCCGTGTCGACGCCGCTGCGGACATGGCTGTTGAAATCGCAATAAGGGCATTTCGCCAGACAGAACGGCCAGTGGATGTAAAGCGCGCGCGCCATCGAATTCTGTCCAAACCTTTCAGCAAATCTTAATCCCGATCAGGCGAAATCGGCGCCATGGGACGGGTAGGGTTTCGCGCGGCCATCGCCAGCGCTCTCGCACTGACTATTGCCACGGCAGCGCCGCTTTCCGCAAGCGAGCGTGCACCCTCCGCGCGTAACGCGCCAAGCGAGTACAGTGCGAGAGGTCAGCGGATCCGCCAGGCAAATTATTCGGTCCGCCAGACATCCGATCACGCTTCGCGCATTCTGGCGCTGCACAATGCCGAACGCCGCCGCCTGCGCGTGCCCGATCTCGTCTGGAATGCCCACCTCGAACGCGAG
This genomic interval carries:
- a CDS encoding YraN family protein is translated as MKRQLAEKNGREGETRAAFWLRARGWSILASRVRTPRGEIDLVAKRAGLIAFVEVKWRRNKADLDLAIDERRLARVAAAVECVAHDYATQGEDIRIDVILLAPGALPRHIANAWQP
- the gshB gene encoding glutathione synthase; the protein is MPLRVAVQMDPLGSIKIAGDSSFALMEAAQARGHTLFHYDVGSLVWESDGSPRGRITAIARPVTVKRVEGDHFRAEDPRRIDLARDIDVVLMRQDPPFDLGYISAAFILDRLRGETLVVNDPREVVNAPEKMFVLDYARFMPPTLIARSLDTVRAFQAEHGAVVVKPLHGNGGKAIFKIDADGGNLSALFEVFNRTWPEAHMVQPFLPEVSEGDKRIVLIDGEFAGAINRKPGEGEFRSNLAQGGYAESATLTAREEEICAAMGPELKKRGLVFVGIDVIGGKWLTEINVTSPTGIVAIDQFNGTDTPGRIWDAIERRLNA
- a CDS encoding DedA family protein is translated as MDHIIVAIVERLGLFGIALLMALENIFPPVPSEAIMGSAALAIERGTFTFWEILAVGTAGTLAGNYVWFWLGDKWGYERLGPFIDRWGRWLTLEWEDVEAASHFFRRHGHWVVFILRTTPVMRTMISLPAGLAHMNPWKFCIFTAAGAALWNAILIGGTQWLARTFGDSGWVVSGIVIATIVLSVVGYLWRFMTWKPRARR
- a CDS encoding tyrosine-type recombinase/integrase, translating into MSKADLLEAWHGHLTNGRRRSPHTVRAYTVAARRLIEATDAQDFATLAQVDTARLRSHLAERRQDGLSNASVARELSALKSFLGFAREQAGLDERAAPRLRGPRIKKGLPRPVTPDDAVGLAETVSEQAQVEWIGARDRAVLLLLYGAGLRIAEALSLRFEDAPLGDRLTVTGKGSKQRVVPILPLVRDAVAEYLRLQPFAVGPEDALFRGAKGGPLSQGMVQKAVAQARIALGLPATATPHALRHSFATHLLGAGADLRSLQELLGHASLGSTQIYTKVDAATMLDAYRTAHPRAHSRADD
- the hemW gene encoding radical SAM family heme chaperone HemW gives rise to the protein MARALYIHWPFCLAKCPYCDFNSHVRSGVDTAAWEAALLADMRFEAELAAGEPLESIFFGGGTPSLMPPELVARLLSEAERLWGFAPGIEITLEANPSSVETSKLGALAAAGVNRVSLGVQALDDNVLRFLGRLHDASEALVALDTAQRHFGRVSFDLIYARPGQSEAQWRRELTRALEFGTGHLSLYQLTIEPQTRFATDVRRAIFTPLDDERAADLYIQTQEMTRAAGLPAYEISNHARPGEESRHNLTYWRYRDYVGIGPGAHGRRSAMATMRHKKPENYLAAVAKQGNGVQDERALGQSEQASEALLMGLRLAEGVDLASLGGRFGFAPERLIEADKLALHQRLGLARREGDRIVVTPAGMPLLDALLADLVPADLVAA